The Natrinema sp. DC36 genome includes the window CCCCGAGCAGGCCCACATCACGATGAAGTTCCTCGGCGATATCGCCGATGATCGGCTCCCTGCCTTCGAACAGGAACTGTCCGCCGCGGTCGACGACGCCGATGTTGATCCCTTCACCGTCCGCTACGGCGGACTTGGGGTCTTCCCGAGCCTCGAGTACATCAGCGTCGTCTGGCTGGGCGTCGAGGACGGCGGCGAGAAGCTGACCCGGCTGCACGAGGCCATCGAAAACCGGGCGACTGCGATGGGGTTCGACGCCGAGGACCACGACTTCACGCCCCACGTCACCCTCGCGCGGATGGAACACGCCGGCGGCAAGGAACTGGTGCAAGATCTCGTCCGGGAGCGCGATCCGACGGTCGGCGAGACTCGAGTCGACGAGATTCGACTGACCGAGAGCACTCTCACGGACGAGGGGCCGGTCTACTCGACGGTCGAGTCGTTCCCGCTCGAGTGACGCCGATCCCGATCGCGACCACCGACGCCGGTCCGGACCGGTTGGCGGCGGCACCCGCTTCCACGGCACCGGCTGCTGTGACCGGGACCGGTTCTATCACCACGACGGCAACGCCGGTATCGAAAACTCGACCGACACGACCCAACGCAGCGAGACCACCTTCGAGGGCGTGACGCGCTTTCTCGAGCGTTCTCGAGCCGCCGCTCGATACCTTCCACACCTCTCGTTGCGGGTTCGTCGCGGCGGTTCGGTTGCGATCGGCGGGCGATTCGCCGTGATCGATCGTCTCGCGAGTGGCTGTCCGAGGTATCCCTGCAAGATGGACAAGATTTTAAGCCACCGCGGGCTACGTCCGGCTACTATGGGTAAGAAATCGAAGGGCAAGAAGAAGCGACTTGCCAAACTCGAGAACCAGAACAGCCGCGTGCCGGCCTGGGTTATGATGAAGACGGACATGGACGTCCAGCGCAACCCGAAGCGACGCAACTGGCGGCGTAACGACACCGACGAATAACGATGAGTGCAACTGATTTCGAGGAACGCGTCGTCACCGTTCCGCTGCGCGACGTCAAGAAGGGCCCTAACCACGAGGCCGCCGACTACGCGATGCGACTCATCCGCGAACACCTCGCGAAACACTTCGCGGTCGACGAGGACGCCATCCGACTGGATCCCTCGATCAACGAGACGATCTGGTCGAACGGCCGCTCCAACCCGCCGCGAAAGCTGCGCGTCCGCGCAGCCCGCTTCGACGAAGAGGGTGACGCCGTCGTCGAAGCCGAGGTCGCTGACTGAACTTGCAACGTCTCGCCTTCGCCGGGTCGGCGTACGTTGGCGTCTTTGCCCGTGCGACCGACTCGTGCGTGCTCGTTCGCCCCGACGTCGACGACGACGTCGTCGCCGACCTGACCGACGAACTCGAGGTGCCCGCCGTCCGGACGACCGTCGGCGGTTCCTCCACGGTCGGTGCCTTAGCGACCGGTAACGAAAACGGTCTCCTCGTCAGTTCGCGCGTCCTCGAGTACGAACGCGAGACGCTCGAGGAGGAGATCGACCTCCCCGTCGCGGAGCTACCGGGCAGTATCAACGCCGCCGGCAACGTCGTCCTCGCGAACGACTACGGGGCCTACGTCCATCCGGACCTGCCCCGCGAGGCGGTTCAAATCGTCGCAGACACGCTCGAGGTGCCCGTCGAACGCGGCGACCTCGCGGGCGTTCGCACCGTCGGCACGGCCGCGGTGGCGAACGACACCGGCGTGCTCTGTCACCCGAAGGCGACCGACGAGGAACTCGACGCGCTCGAGGATGCTCTCGATGTCCGGGCCGATGTCGGAACGATCAACTACGGTGCGCCGCTGGTCGGCTCGGGCCTGATCGCCAACGAGGCCGGCTACGTCATCGGCGAGAACACGACCGGCCCCGAACTGGGCCGGATCGAAGACGCGCTGGGCTATCTCGACTGACGGTCTCGCTTTCCTTCCGTTTTCACCGGCGTTCGAACCGATGCAACACGACCTCGCTGTCGTCGTCCCACTCGAAGTCATCGTGGGCGCGCTCGAGCAGCCGCTCGTACGCCTCGAGGTCTTCCATTCCTTCGGCCTGGGCGTCTTCGTCGGTCAGATCGCCGAGCGTGCGTTCGCGGACCGCAGTCACGTCGAAGGCCGTCCCGTCGATCGTGAACGTGTCCCCCTCCTCGGCGTACTGGTGACCGCGGTGGATCTGTGTGACCTCGCCCTCGAGAGCCTGACGCTGCATTCGATCGCTGGGTAACAGGTCGCCGGGCTCGCGTTCGCTCATGGGTCTCGATTGGATCCCACTTGGTAAAATCGTTGACCCGTCGCTTGTCGGCCAAGCAGCGGCTGCGTCCCGTCTCTCGCCCCGTTTTGCTGGGTTCGGCGATCCGGACTGGAAGGGAAGATTCTTCCGGCTCCCTGCCGGATGGTGATGTATGAGTCAATTTACGGTCAGTGGTCGGTTCAAGAGCCGCGACGGCTTCGCGGAGTTCGAGACAACCATCGATGCCCAGAACGAGAACGTCGCCCGCGAACACACCCTCTCCCAGTTCGGGAGTCAACACGGACTCAAGCGGAGCGAAATCGAACTGGACGAGGTGTCCGAACAATGAGTCAGCAGCAACTCCAGCAACTGTCCCAGGAACTCCAGGAGATCGACGAACAGATCGAGGGCCTACAGGCGAACATCGAGGCCGTCCAGCAGGAGAAGACCGAGGTCGACGAGGCCATCGAAGCCATCGAGACGCTCGAGACCGGCTCGACCGTACAGATGCCCCTCGGCGGCGGCGCGTACCTCCGAACGACGATCGAGAACATCGACGAAGTGATCGTCGAACTCGGTGCCGACTACGCCGCGGAGTTCGAGGAAGGCGACGCCGTCGACGCTCTCGAGAACAAGAAAGACCATCTCGACGACCAGATCGAGGAGCTCAACGAGCAACTCGCCGAGCTCGAGACCGAGAGCGACGAACTCGAGCAGCAGGCTCAGCAGCTCCAGCAGCAGGCGATGCAACAGCAGATGCAGGGGATGGGCCAGGGTCAGGGCCAGCCCGACGAGTAACGCGCCGTAGGGACTTTCATCACCCATGTTCGACAACCTGAAGGACAAGCTCGGGAGCTTCCGCGAAGACGCCGAAGAAGCCGCCGAGGAGAACGTCGAAGAGGTCGACGACGACGAACTCGAGGACGAGACGCTTGACGAAGGCGAGGAACTCGCGGCCGTCGACCCGGACGCGGAAGCGGCGGCCTCGACGGACGCGGAAGCCACCGATACTACTCCTGAACCGACGGACGCCGAGACGTCTGAGCCGGCAGCCACGGCGACGACTGACGTGGAGCCGGAACCGGACGCAGAACCGGAGCCGGACGCGACGACCGAATCCGCCACTGCGGACGCGGCCGAGTCCGTCGGGCAGGAGCCGGCGACCGATTCCGACCCCGATTTCCTCGAGTCCGACGAGTCCGATTCGGTCGCGGACGAGGCGGTTCCCGATGCGGAGCCGGCCGAGACGGTGACTTCCGACGAGGAATCGGCCGTCGATAAGGACGAAGAAGCCGCCGGGGACGGAGATGCCGACGAGGACGGCGGACGGACTGGCCTCGGTGCCAGAGCTAAATCCCTCTTTACGGGGTCGTCTGACGACGCTGAACCGGAACCGGACGAGGCGACTCCCGAGGCGGAGCAGGCCGCTGGGGCGACGCCGGACGAGGGGCCGACCGAGACGGCGGCGTCCGCCGGGGAGCCGGCCATCGAGGAGGACTCAGTCGATGCGGCGACCGCTGACGAGGTACCGGCTGTCGACGCGGACAAATCGGTCGTCGACGCGGACGAACCGGTCGATGACGAGACCGAGGACGCCGATGACGGCGGCAACTCGACCGGGTTCGGCACGAAGGCGAAGTCCCTCGTCAAGGGGAAGTTCGTCATCGAGGAAGAGGACCTCGAGGGCCCGCTCTACGAACTCGAGATGGCGCTGCTCTCGAGCGACGTCGAGATGGGCGTCGCCGAGGAGATCCTCGATAACATCCGCGACGAACTGGTCGGCGAGACACGGACCTTCACGACCTCGACGGGCGCAGTCGTCGAGGAGGCCCTGCGCAACGCGATCTACGACGTGATCAGCGTCGGACAGTTCGACTTCGACGAACGGATCGCCGCTGCGGACAAGCCGGTCACCATCATCTTCACCGGCGTCAACGGCGTCGGAAAGACGACCTCGATCGCCAAGCTGAGCCGCTATTTCGAGGAACGCGGCTACTCCTCGGTGATGGCCAACGGCGACACCTATCGTGCGGGAGCGAACGAGCAGATTCAGGAACACGCCGACGCGCTGGGCACGAAGTGCATCAGCCACGAACAGGGCGGCGATCCCGCTGCAGTGCTGTACGACGCCGTCGAGTACGCCGAGGCCAACGACGTCGACGTCGTGCTGGGCGACACGGCGGGCCGACTCC containing:
- the thpR gene encoding RNA 2',3'-cyclic phosphodiesterase, giving the protein MRLFVSVDIPDDLAEPVADLQAEFADASGLNFTDPEQAHITMKFLGDIADDRLPAFEQELSAAVDDADVDPFTVRYGGLGVFPSLEYISVVWLGVEDGGEKLTRLHEAIENRATAMGFDAEDHDFTPHVTLARMEHAGGKELVQDLVRERDPTVGETRVDEIRLTESTLTDEGPVYSTVESFPLE
- a CDS encoding 50S ribosomal protein L39e; this encodes MGKKSKGKKKRLAKLENQNSRVPAWVMMKTDMDVQRNPKRRNWRRNDTDE
- a CDS encoding 50S ribosomal protein L31e, yielding MSATDFEERVVTVPLRDVKKGPNHEAADYAMRLIREHLAKHFAVDEDAIRLDPSINETIWSNGRSNPPRKLRVRAARFDEEGDAVVEAEVAD
- a CDS encoding translation initiation factor IF-6; the encoded protein is MQRLAFAGSAYVGVFARATDSCVLVRPDVDDDVVADLTDELEVPAVRTTVGGSSTVGALATGNENGLLVSSRVLEYERETLEEEIDLPVAELPGSINAAGNVVLANDYGAYVHPDLPREAVQIVADTLEVPVERGDLAGVRTVGTAAVANDTGVLCHPKATDEELDALEDALDVRADVGTINYGAPLVGSGLIANEAGYVIGENTTGPELGRIEDALGYLD
- a CDS encoding ASCH domain-containing protein — translated: MSEREPGDLLPSDRMQRQALEGEVTQIHRGHQYAEEGDTFTIDGTAFDVTAVRERTLGDLTDEDAQAEGMEDLEAYERLLERAHDDFEWDDDSEVVLHRFERR
- the rpl18a gene encoding 50S ribosomal protein L18Ae, which codes for MSQFTVSGRFKSRDGFAEFETTIDAQNENVAREHTLSQFGSQHGLKRSEIELDEVSEQ
- the pfdA gene encoding prefoldin subunit alpha, with amino-acid sequence MSQQQLQQLSQELQEIDEQIEGLQANIEAVQQEKTEVDEAIEAIETLETGSTVQMPLGGGAYLRTTIENIDEVIVELGADYAAEFEEGDAVDALENKKDHLDDQIEELNEQLAELETESDELEQQAQQLQQQAMQQQMQGMGQGQGQPDE
- the ftsY gene encoding signal recognition particle-docking protein FtsY, whose translation is MFDNLKDKLGSFREDAEEAAEENVEEVDDDELEDETLDEGEELAAVDPDAEAAASTDAEATDTTPEPTDAETSEPAATATTDVEPEPDAEPEPDATTESATADAAESVGQEPATDSDPDFLESDESDSVADEAVPDAEPAETVTSDEESAVDKDEEAAGDGDADEDGGRTGLGARAKSLFTGSSDDAEPEPDEATPEAEQAAGATPDEGPTETAASAGEPAIEEDSVDAATADEVPAVDADKSVVDADEPVDDETEDADDGGNSTGFGTKAKSLVKGKFVIEEEDLEGPLYELEMALLSSDVEMGVAEEILDNIRDELVGETRTFTTSTGAVVEEALRNAIYDVISVGQFDFDERIAAADKPVTIIFTGVNGVGKTTSIAKLSRYFEERGYSSVMANGDTYRAGANEQIQEHADALGTKCISHEQGGDPAAVLYDAVEYAEANDVDVVLGDTAGRLHTDEGLMDQLEKIGRVVDPDMTLFVDEAVAGQDAVNRAREFNDAAEIDGAILTKADADSNGGAAISVAHVTGKPILFLGVGQGYDDIERFDPDEMIDRLLEDDE